The Merismopedia glauca CCAP 1448/3 genomic sequence TAAAAGCTGAATTTGCGGCTACAGAGCAGGCAGAAAAACTAAAACAAGAAGAACAAATTAAAGTTGAAAAAATCAGACAAGAGCAACTACAAAAAGAGCGCCGCCAAGGTTTAGAAAAAAAAGCACAAGAGTGGCTTAAACAACTCAATCCTCATTCCCAAGAAGGACTTTGGTTTGAAGAATTTGCCTATAAATATGCTTCTAAATTGGATGCAGCTATTGATTATTTACAAGTGTTATCAACTGACCAGAACGTAAT encodes the following:
- a CDS encoding salt stress protein, Slr1339 family — its product is MESLDDLLSQIKAEYTEKTPNPSPKSSPLIEEYKRQAHNNASPYSVTPTQPNLPDLTQEYSLISELKAEFAATEQAEKLKQEEQIKVEKIRQEQLQKERRQGLEKKAQEWLKQLNPHSQEGLWFEEFAYKYASKLDAAIDYLQVLSTDQNV